A DNA window from Halomicrobium mukohataei DSM 12286 contains the following coding sequences:
- a CDS encoding pantoate kinase → MTDEATAFVPGHVTGFFTTDPADDPTKAGSRGGGLALADGVTVTVERSDERSVTLDGVDIEIEAVERVLDALRATVAVRAETPLPLGSGFGVSGATALGAALGTNALLERGLSENELVTIAHGAEVQAGTGLGDVVAQARGGVPLRLEPGGPQDNYIDAIPARGRVEYHVIGELSTEAILDGDTAALTRAGEKGLSRVVKEPTTESFLRASRQFAREAGLLTDDVRSVLEDVAAADGDGAMAMLGETVFTVGSGLTDAGYDATITEIHPGGATVLDSSD, encoded by the coding sequence ATGACAGACGAGGCGACGGCGTTCGTGCCCGGTCACGTGACGGGCTTTTTCACGACCGATCCGGCCGACGATCCGACGAAAGCGGGATCGCGCGGGGGCGGGCTCGCGTTGGCCGACGGCGTGACCGTCACCGTCGAGCGCAGCGACGAGCGATCGGTGACGCTCGACGGCGTCGACATCGAGATCGAAGCCGTCGAGCGCGTGCTGGACGCGCTGCGAGCGACCGTCGCGGTGCGAGCGGAGACGCCGCTGCCGCTGGGCTCGGGCTTTGGCGTCTCGGGGGCGACCGCGCTTGGGGCGGCGCTGGGGACCAACGCCCTGCTGGAGCGGGGGCTCTCGGAGAACGAACTGGTGACGATCGCACACGGCGCGGAGGTCCAGGCCGGGACCGGGCTGGGCGACGTGGTCGCGCAGGCCCGCGGCGGCGTCCCGCTGCGGCTCGAACCGGGCGGGCCACAGGACAACTACATCGACGCCATCCCGGCACGCGGCCGCGTCGAGTACCACGTCATCGGCGAACTCTCGACCGAAGCCATCCTCGACGGCGACACCGCGGCACTGACCCGTGCCGGCGAGAAAGGGCTCTCCCGGGTCGTCAAGGAACCGACGACGGAGTCGTTCCTCCGGGCCTCGCGCCAGTTCGCCCGCGAGGCGGGGCTGCTGACCGACGACGTGCGGTCGGTGCTGGAAGACGTGGCGGCGGCCGACGGCGACGGCGCGATGGCGATGCTCGGAGAGACGGTCTTTACCGTCGGCTCGGGGCTGACCGACGCGGGCTACGACGCGACGATCACCGAGATCCATCCCGGCGGTGCGACGGTGCTCGACTCGTCTGACTGA